In Argonema galeatum A003/A1, the genomic stretch GATTGACCCAGTACCCACATGGGTATGGAGTGGGGATAACTGGCAGCTGACGAGGCGGATGGTGATGCCTTATGGATTAGCTCAAGAGCGGGGGGGCAGAGGGGCTCTTGAGCAGAGGAGCAGAGGGGCAGAGGGGCAGAGGGGCAGAGGGGCAGAGGAGAATCCCCAGTTCTGTAACAGTATTTTGATTCAGTATCGTTATGAAGGTGGAGAAGTAGCGATTTTGAGGTTGCGACCGCTGATTGGCGATCGCAACTTTCACCACCAGCAATCAGCCGAACCAGGATTAGACTTTTCGCAATTGCTGGGCCAGCGGCAAGTCGGCCTGCAAGCGACTCGTCCCGATCGCGTGGGGACGCCTTGGCAGCTGCGCTGGAGTGATGGTGACTATCAACCAGAGGGTGTGTGGTATTGGGGTTATCAGTATCCAGAGGAAAAGCGGCGGGGTTTGGCCTCAAACGAAGACCTCTACAGTCCAGGCTACTTAACAGTCACTCTGCAACCGGGAGACGCGCTCACTCTAGAAGCTCAAGTAGGATGGCCCGCTCTAGGGGCCGATCGGCTTAGTCCAGAGGACTTTGAGCAAGCTGTGCGGGCGCTTGTGCAGAGGGGCAGAGGAGCAGAGGGGCAGAGGAGCAGAGGGGCAGAGGAGCGGGAGAATTACCAAGTCCCCAATATTTGGCGTCAGTTGCTGCAAGCGGGCGATCGATTTATAGTCTACCGCGCCTCCATTGCTGGCCCTACCGTAATCGCTGGTTATCCGTGGTTTAATGATTGGGGACGGGATACCCTCATTGCCCTGCCCGGTTTAGCCCTGACAACCGAGCGCTTTGACTTAGCCAAAGGATTGCTGCAAACCTTCGGTCGTTACTGTAAGTCGGGTCTAATTCCCAATGCTTTCCCGGATGCTGGAACTGAGCCATTCTACAACAGTATTGATGCTGCACTTTGGTGGATAGAAATACTGGGACTTTACTTGGAAGCAACCCAGGATTGGGATTTTTTGGCCGAGCAATATCCCGTAGTGAGGCAGATCTACAAAGCCTTTTGTGGCGGTACTCTTTACAATATCCTCGTCGATGCTACTGATGGGCTGCTAAGTTGGGATGCACCTGCCGTAGCGCTTACCTGGATGGATGTCGTGATTGACGGTCAACCCGTCACGCCTCGTCGCGGCAAACCAGTAGAAATCAACGCCCTCTGGTACTCAGCTTTGTGTTGGGCGACGCAGTGGGCCCTGCATTTGGCAAGGGAAACACCAGAGAAGCAGGAGAGCTTCAGTAACCAAGCTCGACGCTATGCCCAGCAAGCAGAAGACGTTAAGGCATCGCTGAAAAAGTTTTGGAATCAAGATCGAAGCTACTTTTACGATACTATCGAGCCGGATGGACGCCCCGATCCGGCGATTCGTCCGAATGCGGTTGTGGCACTTTCGCTGCATCATTGCGGGTTTGGGGAGCATCAGGCTCGTCAGGTATTGCAGGTGGCACGCTCGCGCCTTCTCACCCCCTACGGTTTACGCAGCCTCGACCCCGATGACCCCGCTTACATCGGTCACTATGGGGGAGGCCCCATCCACCGGGACAGCGCTTACCATCAGGGCACCGTTTGGAGTTGGCTGATCGGCCCTTTTCTCGCTGCTTGGAAACGTTTCTATCCAGAAATACCCGTTCCCTTTGATTGGCAACCAATGCTTACCCACTTCCAGGAACAAGCTTGCTTGGGTGAGGTTTCCGAAATTTTTGATGGCGATCCGCCCCACTCACCGCAGGGAGCCTTTGCCCAAGCATGGTCTGTGGCGGAAATTATCCGCCACTGGGATCGATAGTGCTGAGTGTTGAGTTGGGATTCTGGTTTTACAATACTCAGCACTCAACACTATTAAAAATGGCTCAGGTCGGAATTGAACCAACGACCTCAGGCTTATGAGTCCCGCGCTCTAACCAACTGAGCTACTGAGCCATAGTTTTAAAGACATTTACAAGAATAACATACAGTCTTGAGAAATTGCTAGTACCTGACAAAAAAAGTGGGGAGTCAAACAACTCCCCAATTCGATCGCAGATCCAAAACTATCAGCGGGAGGGTAGGAAAGCGATCGGATTTACCGCTCCTTGTCCAGGCGGATGCACCTCAAAGTGACAGTGGGGGCCTGTACTGTGTCCCGTACTGCCCATTGCAGCAATCTGTTGACCTTGCTCAACCGCTTGCCCCTCTTGCACGAAAATGCGGCTGTTGTGACCATAACGAGTCAGACTGCCATCAGCGTGTCTAATGTCCACCAGATTTCCATAGCCACCAGAGTTCCAGCGTGCATAGACCACGACGCCAGGAGCAGATGCCACAATCGGCGTTCCAGTAGGAGCTGCTATGTCAATCCCCTTGTGCATTCGTCCCCAGCGGCGGCCAAAGCCTGAAGTGAGGACTCCTCTTGTTGGCCAGTTATAACCGTTCAAGTTCTGGTTTAAACCACCAGGGAGATAGTTATCCGGGCCTGGAAGGGCGGGTAACTCTGGAGCCACCATCCTTGGTGCGGGTTGGTTGTAAGGCTGATATGCCTCCGGCCCTATTGGGGCAGTAGCGACCAGCTGTTGCTGCCTTTTAGCAGGATCTGTACCACGTTCCGCAACAGGAATCTGAATTGAACTCTGTTGGGATGGCCCTCTGGCAGATCGTCTTTGAATTTCTGCCTGCAAAGCCTCGTTATACCGATTCGGATTATAGTCCCGATTGACGGGAGTAGAGGATGTCAATGACGGGCGCGATTCGGGAGACGAATTCAGCGGCGTGACGGCTGGCGGCGGCGTGAGAGCTGGCGGCGTGACCGTAGGCGTCGCATTTGGTGCTGCATAGGGCTGACGCATTGACGTTAAGCGTTGCAATACATCGCTGCCTTGCTGGTGTCGATATTGCTCCCGCAGTTGCAAAATTTCAGTCCGCAAGCGCTCTACGTAGAGATTATTTTCCTGTTTTGAATTGGCTTGAGGCCCCTGGTTAGGCTCATTCTCGGCAAACAGAGAGGGTTCTCCTGGAGGTGTGGGTAACTGGAAGTCGTTCCCATTACCAGCCCCAGAACTTTGCTTTGTTCTTGATAAGTTTTCGGGCACTTCATATTTGGCACCCTTGAACCCTGGCGGAACGGCGTCTGTCCCTAAGCTAGAAGCGGACGCTGTAGCCATGCTGGGAGTCCAATTCGCACTCGGCACAGTAGGAACTGAGATACCATCTCTGCTGGAACCTGGTGCCAAGGCTGTGACGATCGGTACGTTGGGCTTTGAAGACGCGCTTGAGCGATTCAAAGCCGCAAAATTTGGCGATACTGGCTCAGACGCAGAGGAGTCTAAGGCTGGCTGACTGGATGTAACCCCGACGGACTGGGATTGGGGAATGGAGATTATTTGTGCAATCTGAATGCGATTCGGGTTGTTTAGCTCGTTGGCTTTGGCTAGCGCCGTCACGGTGATCCCGTAATTGCGAGCGATCGCATCTACCGTATCCCCTGGCTTCACCTGGTAAACCATTGTCGGTGCCGATACCGCTGGCTGGGGCACGACGGTCGGTGACCACGCCTCTGCCCCACTCACCCTGCCTGAGTCAGCTTGTGGTGCTGTGGCTACTGCTGGCTCAACAGCTGCCACTTTAGGTTGCCAATTAGAAACCCCTACAGAAGCTGGGGCTTGTTCAATTACGGGTTTCAACTGGAAAGGAACTGCAACTGGCGCGGAGGGCTCAGCTAGTTGAGCCGATGTATTTCCTAACTCCTCAGACTTCCACTCCGCCAGACTGGCTCTCAAACGGTTCGATGACTCTCTCAGACGATTGAGTGCAACTGCTTCTTTAGCCTTTAAAAGGTTATTTACATTACCGGCTGCTGTAGCAGATTCGCTGACCGGCAAAGTTGTAGATGCTTCTGTTGTCGCAGACTGCCCTAATTGATTTTGTCCGACGCTATAAGATTCCGACTCTGTAGCAACAGTCTCGCGAGTTTTAAAATCGTGACCAATTCCACTGATTTTGCGCGTTACATTCCCAGGCTCAACCTCGTAAGCCTTTTGGGACGGGTTTAACGTGATGTTTTGTGTTGCCGTATACTCTTTGGCTGCACTCGTCGCTATTCCAGTCGGTTGCCATTCTTGTGCTTTGTGTTCCAGTACCAGCGGTTTTGGCATGGCAACTTCTGCTGCTTCTGCTGCTGGTATCGCTTCTGGAGTTGTAGCACTCGCTGCTGCGATCTCTTTTACCTCTTGAGATCCTGCTGGCGTTACTTCTGCTGTGGTTGAGGGAACTGTTGATAAAGCGCTGCTAGCCGTAGGTTCTGCGGCAATCGCACTCTCGCTCTGCTGTGGTATTAACAGGCTAGACGCACCCATTGAGATAGCCAAGCCAATCATGGCAGCAGAGGTGCGAGCCCGACGATTAACCTCTGGTGGAATTGGTTTAAGCTGTCCCACCATTGCAGAATTGTCTACCTCACAGGCAGGAATAGCTGGATTAATTTTTTGCGTCAATGCTCGTTTCAAAAAACGACCTCCTACGATCACTAGCGTTTAACTGTCCCTGATGGATGCCGTCTACGTTTACCTGTCAATGACTTCGATCACTTCCCGGAACCGATCGCGATCGCTTCAGGTAAACATACTTAGGCAAGGTTACCCTGGTTTTTGATTTTAGACAAGTTTACAAAACTTTAAAAAATTTGCCCACCATATTTCGCCGATCGGAGTCGTCCTTGTGACACTTTGACAAAGCGAAGATTTTGGCACTCCTGCGAAACCGCCAGCAGACTTCCGCATCACCTTCGTCACCATCAGCCCGACGGCATTGGCCCCGTTGTAGCTCAGACACACCATCAATAAGAAACAAGATTTTCCCTGAAAAGACAATATGGGCAACCAGATCTTTTTTGTTGCGACGTTTGTAGCACACCCTTCCAGATAGCAACACAGTGCTGGTTTTAACACAGATATAACCAATTAAGAGCTAAACAACAACCGTAGAATTCGGTAGGCTCTTCGAGCGGTATAGGCCATCACTGTAAGTACTCAAGCGCAAACAGAACTAATTGTTGAACAAAGTACTACATTTTTTCGTTCATTTAGAACCAAATTTTGTAAACTTGAATAATATCTATCAATCCAATCGGAGCTGGCAAGCGAGATTGCCATACAAATTTCTTATCGTAGCAAGACCAATTCCTTTCCTTAGATAGGTGCATAATTTTGAGCCCTTCTGGGTAATAAGCGTGCAGGTTTTTTGACTACCTCTATAGTCGTAAGGTCATCAGCCCCATCCGGATACTCAATAGACTTATATCTTTATATATAGATACAGTGTTGATTAATCGCACTTCGGGTTCTTAGACAAAGTAATATAAAATTTATCCCAGGTAGCCGAGTTGCCGTCTGGCCTCAAATAGACCGATCGCAGCACTGACAGAAAGATTCAAGCTGCGAACTCCCGGTTGCGTCATGGGTATGCACACAGTTTCCGCACAAGCTTTCAGTACGTCTGGTGGTAGTCCTTTGGTTTCTGTGCCAAACAAAAGCCAGTCATCATTTTGAAATTGGTAGCGAACATAACTACAACGCCCTGAAGCGCTGAAGCCAATCCATCGCCCCCCGCGTTGCTTGTGAAAAGCTTGAAAATCTGACAGGGATTCGTGGTAGTGCAGGTCAACATAGGGCCAGTAGTCCAAACCGGCTCGTTTGAGGTAGCGATCGCTGATTTCAAAGCCCAGCGGCCCTACTAAATGCAGCGCCGTGCCCGTTGCAGCGCAAGTTCGGGCAATATTGCCAGTGTTGGGTGGAATTTGCGGATTAATCAGGACAACAAATGGCATGATACCTAAAATGACTCGAAATCAAACAATTAGAACGTAACACCGCTCATTCAAAATCTATCGTAGGACAGAGGCAACCTATATGTATTTTTTATAATAAGTTGGACAAGCTAATTGATTAAATATTCTGATGCTTTAGAGGGGCAGAGGGGCAGAGGGGCAGAGGGGCAGAGGAGCAGAGGGGCAGAGGGGCAGAGGGGCAGAGGGGCAGAGGAGCAGAATTTTTTCCCTTTTCCCTAGCCCATTGCCCCTTTCTTTTGACTTTTGAATGAGTGACTTTTGACTTCCCTAGCCCCTGTTGTCTAGGCTACTAGAAGCTGGCACAATTTATCTTCTAGCTCTAGTTCTTGCAAAAGCGTTGCTTGAATAGCTTGAGCGATAATGCGCCGAGTGTCCAGACCTTGCTCGTGTAGTTTTAACCACTGAGTTGCAGTGTTGCCTTCTCGCAGAATTTTTTTCAGGGGTGAGAGGAAACAGCCGAAGCCTTGTTTTTTGGCAAAAGGCGAGACTTCCTGGTAAATTTCCATAATCCAATCCCGTGCCAGAATCTCTCTGCCATCTTGCCAATGTCTCAGGGAGGCATCCAGACTCTGCCTTGCGGCGGCGACTTCATTGGCATCGGCGATCGCAATTAAGTCTTCGGAAGACAGTAGACTTTTTTCTAGGGGGTCGAGACTGGGGTCAGCCATCAGTTGCCACAGACGAGCTTCTAAGAGAGCTGTAACTGCCAGCAGGCCGATCGGATCTACAATTAAGTCGCAGATTCTCAGTTCCAGGCGATTGAGATCGTAGGGGCGGCGGTTGCCATTCGGTCGGACAGACGACCACAGGTGGCGGACATTTTGCATTGTACCGGCGGCTAGCTGGTCTTCTGTCCACCGGATAAAGTGAGCGTGGCTTTCAAATAGAGGAACATAGGCGGGGGTTTTCGGGAAGAGTCCCCAGCGGGTGGAGTGATATCCCGTAGGACGACTATCCAGAAATGGGGAAGAAGCAGTTAAGGCTAAGTACAGGGGTGCTTCCAGGCGAATGAGACGAATTGCCCGCATCAGAGCTTCTGGATTGCTGATGCCAATATTAATGTGGATGCTGGCAGTGACGACGTTGGTGCCGTAGGTGTTTTCGATGTAGCTGTGGTAGGGGTTATTGGGGTCGGAACGATAAAAGCGATCGCTTCCACCCAAAGAAAGCGTACTTCCCGGAATGATGGTATAGTCTCCCAAACGCTGTAAGTACGATCGCAGTCGCTGCCGAGGACGCACCAAAGCACACAACAATCGATCGTAGGAACACAACGGAGCAGTAGTATATTCCACATTGCGACTATCTGGCTCTGTCACAAATCCGTCCAGGTCTGCCACAATCTTGTCCGAGAGGCCCACAATATTTCCTTGTGGCGTCCCAGTGTACATTTCAACTTCAAAGCCTTTAGATAGCAGCACGGTTTCTCCTTTACTGGGGAATAGGACAATGGGACATCGGAGATCGGTTCTTGGTGAAGGGAGATGGGGAGAATCACCAATTACCGATCGCCAAACTCTTTTATTTAAAAGCCGATCGAGTCAGACTAACAGCACTTACGCAAAAACCTTGGTTTTGCCCCCCCAGCCCCCCAGATTTGGGGGGAGAAGAATCCTGTTCTCCCCAAATCTGGGGGGGTTGGGGGGCGAAAAGCGTAAGTCCTAACTAATTTCAGCCCTGTTGTATGAATTATGTAGATATTGTTTTGGGCTGTCTGGGTGAATATTTCACCAAAATAATTTTATCATCGATCTTTTCCTGATTATCCCCACCTTAAGTAAGGTAAGGACTTCGCGATCGCTTGTTAAAGGTAGTACTGGCGGTAGACGGCTGTGGCAGCACGGTGAAGTAACGAGTGTCGATAAACCAAGCCATTGAGGTCCTCCGCATAACCACCGCCAATCACGCAGGCGACGGGATAGCCAGCGGCGACGCAGGTACTCAAAACTTGCATTTCGCGGCGGAATATGCCGGTGTCGGTGAGGCATAATTTACCTAAGCGATCGCCTGCATGAGGGTCAACCCCAGCATCGTACAAAACTAAATCCGGCTTTACCTGGGAAAGTAAGTCGGGGAGATACTGGGCCAGAGTTTGCAGATAGGCATCGTCTTCCATCCCAACTGGTAAAGGAACATCGAGATCGCTTTGTTGCTTAGTGCCCGGAAAGTTCACTTCGCAGTGCATAGAGAAAGTGAAAACACTCTTGTCATTTTGGAAGATAAATGCTGTGCCATCGCCTTGATGAACATCTAAGTCCACGATCAGAATTTTGCGGACAAGTCCCATTTTTTGGAGAAAGCGGGCAGCAATGGCTAAATCGTTAAAAATACAAAAACCAGAGCCATAATTGGGAAAGGCGTGATGAGTTCCTCCAGCGGTGTTGCAAGCTAAACCGTGAGTTAGTGCCAGCTCGGCTGTGAGGATAGTGCCGCCTACAGCAACACAGGTACGATTCACCAGTGCTGGACTCCAGGGCAATCCGATCCGCCGCTGCGCTTTGGCGTCGAGGGTTCCTTCGCAGTAAGCCCGGACATAATCGTGGCTGTGGACTAATTCTATCCACTCAGGCCGTGGAAGTTTGGGTGTGTGGAATTGTTCTGGTACGGCGACGCTAGAGGCTAACAACAGTTCGTAGAGTTGCCCAAATTTCCTCATCGGGAAGCGATGCCCTTCTGGAAGCGGTGCGACGTAATCTGGGTGATATACCAGCGGCAAGTCCATTACAAATTTGTAAAAGTAGGTTGGCTATAATCAACTTTGAACTAATCAACCGTTAAACCTAATTTTTGAAAAAAATGATCCACCCCCACACAGAACTGCGTTATATAAACAAATTGGTAGGATACGGCGTATTTGCAACAAAATTTATTCCCCAAGGTACTATTACTTGGGTATTAGATGATTTAGATCAAAGGTTTGAGCCATCCTACATATGGTCGCTTAACCCCATTCTCAGAGAAAAATTAATTAAATATACTTATCGCGATAATGAAGGTATATATATATTATGTTGGGATATTGCCAAGTTTGTCAATCATAGCTTTAACTCCAGCTGCATCGGTACAGCGTATAAATTGGAATTAGCAGCCAGGGATATTCATCCAGGAGAAGAATTGACCGATGATTATGGATATTTGAATTTGGACAAACCTTTCTATTGTTTGCACGAACCCAATAGTTTTAGGACAAA encodes the following:
- a CDS encoding peptidoglycan DD-metalloendopeptidase family protein, which encodes MKRALTQKINPAIPACEVDNSAMVGQLKPIPPEVNRRARTSAAMIGLAISMGASSLLIPQQSESAIAAEPTASSALSTVPSTTAEVTPAGSQEVKEIAAASATTPEAIPAAEAAEVAMPKPLVLEHKAQEWQPTGIATSAAKEYTATQNITLNPSQKAYEVEPGNVTRKISGIGHDFKTRETVATESESYSVGQNQLGQSATTEASTTLPVSESATAAGNVNNLLKAKEAVALNRLRESSNRLRASLAEWKSEELGNTSAQLAEPSAPVAVPFQLKPVIEQAPASVGVSNWQPKVAAVEPAVATAPQADSGRVSGAEAWSPTVVPQPAVSAPTMVYQVKPGDTVDAIARNYGITVTALAKANELNNPNRIQIAQIISIPQSQSVGVTSSQPALDSSASEPVSPNFAALNRSSASSKPNVPIVTALAPGSSRDGISVPTVPSANWTPSMATASASSLGTDAVPPGFKGAKYEVPENLSRTKQSSGAGNGNDFQLPTPPGEPSLFAENEPNQGPQANSKQENNLYVERLRTEILQLREQYRHQQGSDVLQRLTSMRQPYAAPNATPTVTPPALTPPPAVTPLNSSPESRPSLTSSTPVNRDYNPNRYNEALQAEIQRRSARGPSQQSSIQIPVAERGTDPAKRQQQLVATAPIGPEAYQPYNQPAPRMVAPELPALPGPDNYLPGGLNQNLNGYNWPTRGVLTSGFGRRWGRMHKGIDIAAPTGTPIVASAPGVVVYARWNSGGYGNLVDIRHADGSLTRYGHNSRIFVQEGQAVEQGQQIAAMGSTGHSTGPHCHFEVHPPGQGAVNPIAFLPSR
- a CDS encoding SET domain-containing protein, with product MIHPHTELRYINKLVGYGVFATKFIPQGTITWVLDDLDQRFEPSYIWSLNPILREKLIKYTYRDNEGIYILCWDIAKFVNHSFNSSCIGTAYKLELAARDIHPGEELTDDYGYLNLDKPFYCLHEPNSFRTKVMPDDLLHYYPELDRKGCEAMKYFNQVEQPLKKFIDNKFIDKINAVAEGKEQMDSILNVYYDRSKKLELVG
- a CDS encoding histone deacetylase, translating into MDLPLVYHPDYVAPLPEGHRFPMRKFGQLYELLLASSVAVPEQFHTPKLPRPEWIELVHSHDYVRAYCEGTLDAKAQRRIGLPWSPALVNRTCVAVGGTILTAELALTHGLACNTAGGTHHAFPNYGSGFCIFNDLAIAARFLQKMGLVRKILIVDLDVHQGDGTAFIFQNDKSVFTFSMHCEVNFPGTKQQSDLDVPLPVGMEDDAYLQTLAQYLPDLLSQVKPDLVLYDAGVDPHAGDRLGKLCLTDTGIFRREMQVLSTCVAAGYPVACVIGGGYAEDLNGLVYRHSLLHRAATAVYRQYYL
- the gshA gene encoding glutamate--cysteine ligase — its product is MLLSKGFEVEMYTGTPQGNIVGLSDKIVADLDGFVTEPDSRNVEYTTAPLCSYDRLLCALVRPRQRLRSYLQRLGDYTIIPGSTLSLGGSDRFYRSDPNNPYHSYIENTYGTNVVTASIHINIGISNPEALMRAIRLIRLEAPLYLALTASSPFLDSRPTGYHSTRWGLFPKTPAYVPLFESHAHFIRWTEDQLAAGTMQNVRHLWSSVRPNGNRRPYDLNRLELRICDLIVDPIGLLAVTALLEARLWQLMADPSLDPLEKSLLSSEDLIAIADANEVAAARQSLDASLRHWQDGREILARDWIMEIYQEVSPFAKKQGFGCFLSPLKKILREGNTATQWLKLHEQGLDTRRIIAQAIQATLLQELELEDKLCQLLVA
- a CDS encoding amylo-alpha-1,6-glucosidase yields the protein MDDLDTREWLLTNGLGSFASGTVSDARTRTYHGWLIAALDPPSRRTLLLSHLEATLEVGGQVWALGTNFWWDGTIAPRGDRNLRSFEIDPVPTWVWSGDNWQLTRRMVMPYGLAQERGGRGALEQRSRGAEGQRGRGAEENPQFCNSILIQYRYEGGEVAILRLRPLIGDRNFHHQQSAEPGLDFSQLLGQRQVGLQATRPDRVGTPWQLRWSDGDYQPEGVWYWGYQYPEEKRRGLASNEDLYSPGYLTVTLQPGDALTLEAQVGWPALGADRLSPEDFEQAVRALVQRGRGAEGQRSRGAEERENYQVPNIWRQLLQAGDRFIVYRASIAGPTVIAGYPWFNDWGRDTLIALPGLALTTERFDLAKGLLQTFGRYCKSGLIPNAFPDAGTEPFYNSIDAALWWIEILGLYLEATQDWDFLAEQYPVVRQIYKAFCGGTLYNILVDATDGLLSWDAPAVALTWMDVVIDGQPVTPRRGKPVEINALWYSALCWATQWALHLARETPEKQESFSNQARRYAQQAEDVKASLKKFWNQDRSYFYDTIEPDGRPDPAIRPNAVVALSLHHCGFGEHQARQVLQVARSRLLTPYGLRSLDPDDPAYIGHYGGGPIHRDSAYHQGTVWSWLIGPFLAAWKRFYPEIPVPFDWQPMLTHFQEQACLGEVSEIFDGDPPHSPQGAFAQAWSVAEIIRHWDR
- a CDS encoding tRNA (cytidine(34)-2'-O)-methyltransferase; its protein translation is MPFVVLINPQIPPNTGNIARTCAATGTALHLVGPLGFEISDRYLKRAGLDYWPYVDLHYHESLSDFQAFHKQRGGRWIGFSASGRCSYVRYQFQNDDWLLFGTETKGLPPDVLKACAETVCIPMTQPGVRSLNLSVSAAIGLFEARRQLGYLG